Proteins found in one Tsukamurella paurometabola DSM 20162 genomic segment:
- a CDS encoding SDR family NAD(P)-dependent oxidoreductase, whose protein sequence is MSVRRSVQEFLQRRSLLPGAIDAALSGPGRSLRGLRIVVTGASSGIGREAAIQLAERGAHVIAVARREPELEQLCAITGGEYRVCDLTDTASIDGLLAELGDVDVLINNAGHSIRRSIADSTDRLHDFQRTMNLNYFAAVHLALGVLPGMIERGRGQIVNVCTWGLLANTFPRFSAYGASKSALAIFGRSLNAERPHPGVHATNVYFPLVRTEMIAPTEEYEAVGALEPDEAGRWIVRAVTHQPIEVSPAALRAVLPVVDLLSPSASDRTISSLT, encoded by the coding sequence GTGTCGGTTCGCCGTTCCGTCCAAGAATTCCTACAACGCCGGAGCCTGCTGCCCGGCGCGATCGACGCGGCACTGTCCGGCCCCGGCCGAAGCCTGCGGGGGCTGCGGATCGTGGTGACGGGCGCTTCGTCGGGCATAGGTCGCGAGGCCGCCATCCAGCTGGCCGAGCGCGGCGCCCACGTGATCGCGGTGGCCCGGCGCGAGCCGGAACTCGAGCAGCTGTGCGCGATCACCGGTGGCGAGTACCGAGTATGCGATCTGACGGATACCGCATCGATCGACGGCCTGCTCGCCGAGCTCGGCGACGTGGATGTGCTGATCAATAACGCCGGGCACTCGATCCGCCGGTCGATCGCCGATTCCACGGATCGGCTGCACGATTTCCAGCGCACCATGAACCTCAACTACTTCGCAGCCGTTCACCTCGCATTGGGCGTGCTGCCGGGGATGATCGAGCGCGGTCGCGGGCAGATCGTGAACGTGTGCACCTGGGGGCTGCTGGCCAACACGTTTCCGCGATTCTCCGCGTACGGGGCGTCGAAGAGTGCGCTAGCGATCTTCGGGCGCAGCCTGAATGCGGAGCGGCCGCACCCCGGTGTGCACGCCACCAACGTGTACTTCCCGCTGGTGCGCACCGAGATGATCGCCCCCACCGAGGAATACGAGGCCGTCGGCGCACTGGAGCCCGACGAGGCCGGCCGGTGGATCGTCCGCGCGGTGACGCACCAGCCGATCGAGGTCTCCCCCGCCGCGCTGCGTGCGGTGCTGCCGGTGGTCGACCTGCTGTCGCCGTCGGCCTCGGATCGCACCATCTCGTCGCTTACCTGA
- a CDS encoding galactan 5-O-arabinofuranosyltransferase, whose amino-acid sequence MTDTHIGTGTVAPAGTVRARDLVLDLAAAAILAAAVSVIGWFAIQSVEWPAYNSSNVTRSLATVAQVAAVVILTGSAWVLSLGRSARPLRMLSFATISGFVTATLALPLGGTTLYLGGISVDQQFRTEFLTRFTSSPRLADMTYVDMPPLYSPGWFWLGGRFARIFGFDGWEAFQPWSVLSLSVAAALAAALWFAIVSPAKAVAATLATTIAMLLYGSAEPYGAVVTILLPPVLIFAWRAVTRGDRLALAITAIYLGGALWFYTLYLGVAAFVVVLMGVLALVASWVRERRIDWQIPGRVAVIGVITIALGLPAYGPFLLRMAKEPSESRGSAFHYLPEQGAVLPMPMLHFSLLGALALIGVVWVLVRFRSTPEAQALGIGIVGVYLWALLSMVATVAQTTLLGFRTEPVLHVLLAAAGALGAVAIAGSLGDGYPRYRQAGVILAGVAAIGVAQTIPAQLAGEIAVAYSDTDGNGNRGDRRPAGAESSYRDVDAAILAATGRPRTDTVVLTADYGFLAIYPYWGFQNLTSNYANPLAQFTARSEAIEAWSKMTSTDEFLGALGTAPWRPPNAFVFRKSSDGLALRLAEDVYPNDPNVRRYTVTFPEKLFADPRFSSTEVGPFVVIVRK is encoded by the coding sequence GTGACTGACACGCACATCGGAACCGGCACCGTCGCCCCCGCCGGAACCGTCCGGGCCCGCGATCTGGTGCTCGACCTGGCCGCCGCCGCGATCCTCGCGGCGGCGGTTTCGGTGATCGGGTGGTTCGCGATCCAGTCGGTGGAATGGCCCGCGTACAACAGCTCCAACGTGACCCGCTCGCTCGCGACCGTTGCGCAGGTCGCAGCGGTGGTGATCCTCACCGGATCCGCCTGGGTATTGAGCCTGGGCCGTTCCGCCCGGCCGCTGCGAATGCTCTCCTTCGCGACGATCTCCGGCTTCGTGACGGCGACCTTGGCGCTGCCGCTGGGCGGCACCACGCTGTATCTCGGCGGCATCTCGGTCGATCAGCAGTTCCGCACCGAGTTCCTCACCCGGTTCACCTCCTCGCCGCGGCTGGCCGATATGACCTACGTCGATATGCCGCCGCTGTACTCACCCGGGTGGTTCTGGCTGGGCGGTCGCTTCGCGAGGATCTTCGGCTTCGACGGCTGGGAGGCCTTCCAGCCCTGGTCGGTGCTCTCGTTGTCCGTCGCAGCCGCCCTCGCGGCGGCACTGTGGTTCGCGATCGTCAGCCCTGCCAAGGCGGTCGCCGCGACCTTGGCGACCACCATCGCGATGCTGCTCTACGGTTCCGCCGAACCCTACGGCGCCGTCGTGACCATCCTGCTGCCACCGGTGCTGATCTTCGCCTGGCGCGCGGTGACCCGCGGCGACCGGCTGGCGCTCGCGATCACCGCGATCTATCTCGGTGGCGCGCTGTGGTTCTACACGCTCTACCTCGGCGTCGCCGCGTTCGTCGTCGTCCTGATGGGCGTGCTCGCGCTGGTCGCATCGTGGGTGCGCGAGCGCCGCATCGACTGGCAGATCCCCGGCCGGGTGGCGGTCATCGGCGTGATCACGATCGCCCTCGGGCTGCCCGCGTACGGTCCGTTCCTGCTCCGAATGGCCAAGGAACCCTCGGAATCGCGCGGTTCCGCGTTCCACTACCTACCCGAACAGGGAGCGGTGCTGCCGATGCCGATGCTGCACTTCTCGCTGCTCGGGGCGCTCGCCCTGATCGGTGTGGTGTGGGTGCTGGTGCGGTTCCGGTCGACTCCCGAGGCGCAGGCTCTCGGCATCGGCATCGTCGGGGTGTACCTGTGGGCACTGCTGTCGATGGTGGCCACCGTCGCGCAGACCACGCTGCTGGGCTTCCGCACCGAGCCGGTGCTGCATGTGCTGCTGGCGGCTGCCGGTGCGCTCGGCGCGGTGGCCATCGCGGGCTCACTCGGAGACGGATATCCCCGGTACCGGCAGGCCGGTGTGATCCTCGCCGGGGTGGCGGCGATCGGTGTGGCGCAGACGATCCCCGCGCAGCTGGCCGGGGAGATCGCGGTCGCCTATTCGGATACGGACGGAAACGGCAACCGCGGCGATCGCCGGCCGGCGGGCGCGGAATCGTCGTATCGCGACGTGGACGCGGCCATCCTGGCGGCCACCGGTCGACCCCGTACCGACACCGTGGTGCTCACCGCGGACTACGGCTTCCTCGCGATCTACCCGTACTGGGGCTTCCAGAACCTGACCTCGAATTACGCGAACCCCTTGGCGCAGTTCACTGCCCGGTCGGAGGCGATCGAGGCGTGGTCGAAGATGACCTCGACGGACGAATTCCTCGGTGCGCTCGGCACCGCACCGTGGCGCCCGCCGAACGCCTTCGTGTTCCGCAAGTCCTCCGACGGGCTCGCGCTGCGGCTCGCCGAAGATGTCTACCCGAATGATCCCAACGTGCGCCGGTACACCGTGACGTTCCCCGAGAAGCTGTTCGCGGACCCACGATTCAGCTCCACCGAGGTGGGTCCTTTCGTCGTGATCGTGAGGAAGTGA
- a CDS encoding DUF2255 family protein: MTTAEALAAIDRSEVVQLTTMTRDGRAISTPVGATVTDGVVYIRSQRRAKGLWYRRALNTPRGTIEVGPVALPVTFAHVDDVAELRRLRDATLAKYGGALRSLLLRPALWWTRDVVIRATPA; encoded by the coding sequence GTGACCACCGCAGAAGCCCTCGCCGCCATCGACCGCAGTGAGGTAGTGCAGCTGACCACTATGACCCGCGACGGGCGCGCGATCTCTACTCCGGTGGGCGCCACCGTGACCGACGGTGTGGTGTACATCCGTAGCCAGCGCCGGGCGAAAGGCCTGTGGTACCGCCGGGCCCTGAACACACCGCGTGGAACCATCGAGGTGGGCCCTGTCGCACTGCCCGTGACATTCGCGCACGTCGACGATGTGGCCGAGCTGCGTCGGCTCCGCGACGCAACCCTCGCCAAGTACGGCGGCGCACTCCGTTCACTGCTGCTGCGGCCGGCGCTGTGGTGGACCCGCGACGTGGTGATCCGGGCGACGCCCGCCTGA
- a CDS encoding FAD-dependent monooxygenase — protein MTTVREIRIAGAGPAGLTTAAALIAASEAPERVVVHEAVDEAAAVGTGAFLGLSPSVFGALGRFGSLEVLFREAPTIGAIRLVQPDGADVTRPLPGPLCMVTRRGLVAALLDGVRESGVEVRFGSAVTQDDSFDGWTVGADGVHSAVRRFAGFEHLPAPIAPGISARFAPRFTGTAPDLDRDVLTFFRGDRGAAAGFLAGDHGVLAFTRTPDGATLGELGFRLNDAVLDALDGGCDAPIRVWETPVPESVGDGGNPWRAGRSLLIGDAAHAKSPASGSGAADAITDALHLAPALHSRSDDAVTAAMDELLARERARRIPGPPR, from the coding sequence ATGACGACCGTTCGCGAGATCCGGATCGCGGGCGCGGGTCCCGCGGGGCTGACCACCGCTGCTGCGCTGATCGCCGCCTCCGAGGCGCCGGAGCGGGTCGTCGTGCATGAGGCCGTCGACGAAGCCGCCGCCGTCGGTACCGGCGCGTTTCTGGGCTTGTCGCCGTCGGTGTTCGGCGCGTTGGGCCGGTTCGGCTCGCTCGAAGTACTGTTCCGGGAGGCGCCTACGATCGGCGCGATCCGTCTGGTCCAGCCCGACGGTGCCGATGTCACCCGGCCGTTGCCCGGTCCGCTGTGCATGGTCACGCGGCGAGGGCTGGTCGCTGCACTGCTCGATGGCGTACGCGAATCCGGCGTCGAAGTGCGATTCGGATCCGCCGTCACACAGGATGATTCGTTCGATGGATGGACCGTTGGCGCCGACGGCGTGCATTCAGCGGTTCGCCGATTCGCCGGGTTCGAGCACCTGCCCGCCCCCATCGCCCCGGGGATCAGTGCCCGGTTCGCGCCTCGGTTCACCGGTACCGCACCAGATCTGGATCGGGATGTGCTCACATTCTTCCGTGGCGATCGCGGGGCCGCTGCCGGATTCCTCGCCGGTGATCACGGAGTGCTGGCCTTCACCCGCACCCCCGACGGTGCAACGCTCGGGGAGCTGGGATTCCGGCTCAACGATGCCGTGCTCGACGCCCTGGACGGTGGGTGCGACGCCCCCATCCGGGTGTGGGAGACCCCGGTACCCGAGTCCGTCGGCGACGGCGGCAACCCCTGGCGAGCCGGACGGTCGTTGCTGATCGGCGACGCGGCGCACGCGAAATCGCCAGCCTCCGGGAGCGGCGCCGCCGATGCCATCACCGATGCCCTGCACCTCGCACCGGCACTTCACTCCAGGTCCGACGATGCGGTGACAGCGGCAATGGACGAACTCCTCGCCCGCGAGCGTGCCCGCCGCATACCCGGCCCGCCCCGCTGA
- a CDS encoding HNH endonuclease signature motif containing protein, translated as MTETVCTSAQYLDALAAFEHATEILASTDPVLLSSPEVLEALSRLEVAARKVPVAQHALVQVAHEQGLPGSLGYTGLKEMLVDRLRLAGAEARDRVAGARGRAIEHLPCGVAQPRFALTLAAQRQGAISERHALVIEQVFRSCPPSVDQPDVLEDILVTAAREVTPEDVAKVGQRAIELLDPDGVEPNPEKARRARGLEIGRQDKNLISDFGGTMSAECRALMEAVFAKYARPGVHNPDDPDSPAEGATADQLHEAAERDHRSLAQRQHDALTHALRLAVSSGELGQHRGLSCVPIITMGIDQLESEVGIATTATGGRLSITDAIRMAGTNPKYVLLLDLHQRPLFLGREKRLATADQRIALYGSERGCSAPGCDAPATRTQVHHVTEWQRGGRTDITGLTLACDAHHAKVNPTPSGMETIVVPIGDYAGRIGWRRNADPTGKHRINHNHHAAELYYQALERWHRTREQLRRQWRAEDLRVQYQDRIDTTYTDIDAILDGPHGPPVLEALLHEHDTDNTWRASVPANIPDAA; from the coding sequence ATGACCGAGACGGTGTGCACGTCAGCGCAGTATTTGGATGCGCTCGCCGCCTTCGAACACGCCACTGAAATCCTGGCCTCCACGGATCCGGTGCTGCTGTCCTCCCCCGAAGTGTTGGAGGCGTTGTCGCGGCTGGAAGTTGCGGCGCGGAAGGTGCCGGTGGCGCAGCACGCGCTGGTGCAGGTCGCGCACGAGCAGGGCCTGCCCGGCAGCCTCGGCTACACCGGCCTCAAGGAAATGTTGGTGGATCGGTTACGGCTCGCCGGCGCCGAAGCCCGCGACCGGGTTGCCGGTGCGCGGGGCCGGGCGATCGAGCACCTGCCCTGTGGTGTTGCGCAGCCGCGGTTCGCGTTGACGTTGGCGGCGCAGCGGCAGGGGGCGATCAGTGAACGGCATGCGTTGGTGATCGAGCAGGTGTTCCGGTCCTGCCCACCCAGTGTGGATCAGCCCGACGTGTTGGAAGACATTCTGGTGACGGCGGCGCGGGAGGTCACCCCCGAAGACGTAGCCAAGGTCGGCCAGCGGGCGATCGAGTTGCTGGACCCCGATGGAGTGGAGCCGAACCCGGAGAAAGCACGCCGCGCCCGCGGACTGGAAATCGGGCGCCAGGATAAGAATCTGATCTCGGACTTCGGCGGCACGATGTCCGCCGAATGCCGGGCGTTGATGGAAGCGGTATTCGCGAAATACGCCCGCCCCGGGGTGCACAACCCGGACGATCCCGACAGCCCGGCTGAGGGCGCCACCGCCGACCAGTTGCACGAGGCGGCGGAGCGGGATCACCGCAGCCTCGCCCAACGCCAACACGACGCGTTGACGCACGCCCTGCGGCTCGCGGTCTCGTCGGGTGAACTCGGCCAGCACCGCGGACTGTCATGCGTTCCGATCATCACCATGGGCATCGATCAGCTCGAATCCGAGGTCGGGATCGCGACCACCGCCACCGGCGGCAGGCTGTCCATCACAGACGCCATCCGCATGGCGGGCACCAACCCGAAATACGTCCTCCTCCTCGACCTCCACCAACGACCCCTGTTCCTCGGTCGAGAGAAGCGTCTCGCCACCGCGGATCAGCGGATCGCGCTCTACGGCAGCGAACGGGGCTGTAGCGCACCGGGCTGCGATGCCCCCGCGACGCGGACGCAGGTGCATCACGTCACCGAATGGCAGCGTGGCGGGCGCACCGACATCACCGGCCTCACCCTTGCGTGCGATGCCCACCACGCCAAAGTCAATCCCACACCCAGTGGGATGGAGACCATCGTCGTCCCCATCGGCGACTACGCCGGGCGGATCGGATGGCGCCGCAACGCCGACCCCACCGGCAAGCACCGCATCAACCACAACCACCACGCCGCCGAGCTGTATTACCAGGCCCTCGAACGCTGGCACCGCACCCGCGAACAACTCCGCAGGCAATGGCGAGCAGAGGATCTACGCGTCCAGTACCAGGACCGCATCGATACCACCTACACCGATATCGACGCGATCCTCGATGGCCCGCACGGCCCACCCGTACTCGAAGCACTTCTGCACGAACACGACACCGACAACACCTGGCGCGCAAGCGTGCCCGCAAACATTCCTGACGCAGCCTAG
- a CDS encoding ABC transporter substrate-binding protein, producing the protein MHRTLARRLAPAVVLLAAAVGVTACSNSSDSQGSGNTDVAAGGERFGTADAETAKLGTDAKPGVFPRTVRHAAGVTEIPKKPERIVVLDTGELDSVLSLGLKPVGMVETEGSSSVPTYLADKVQGVERVGKIQNVNVEAIARLKPDLILGSKLRVDKLYPQLSAIAPTVFSIRPGFPWKENFRLIGAATGEETKTVEQLNRYADNARALSARFTGTKPTISLLRFMPGKMRVYADKSLIGVILQDAGLPRPAGQNVDELAVEISMENLSKADGDYLFYSSYGKPENTGETAAITGPAWSQLGAVQRGKAFRVDDDVWYLGLGPTGASLIVQQLGEFLAK; encoded by the coding sequence ATGCATAGAACTCTCGCCCGCCGACTCGCGCCCGCAGTCGTCCTCCTGGCCGCCGCCGTCGGTGTGACCGCCTGCTCGAACTCGTCCGACTCCCAGGGCTCCGGCAACACCGACGTGGCCGCCGGCGGTGAGCGTTTCGGCACCGCCGACGCCGAGACCGCCAAACTCGGCACCGATGCCAAACCCGGGGTCTTCCCGCGCACCGTCCGACACGCAGCGGGCGTCACCGAGATTCCGAAGAAGCCGGAGCGCATCGTCGTGCTCGACACCGGCGAGTTGGATTCCGTTCTCAGCCTGGGGCTCAAGCCCGTCGGCATGGTCGAGACCGAAGGTAGTAGTTCGGTGCCGACGTACCTCGCCGACAAGGTGCAGGGCGTCGAGCGGGTCGGCAAGATCCAGAACGTGAACGTCGAGGCGATCGCCAGACTCAAGCCCGACCTGATCCTGGGAAGCAAACTGCGTGTGGACAAGCTGTACCCGCAGCTCTCCGCGATCGCGCCGACCGTCTTCTCGATCCGGCCCGGATTCCCGTGGAAGGAGAACTTCCGCCTGATCGGAGCCGCTACGGGCGAGGAGACGAAGACCGTCGAGCAGTTGAACCGGTACGCCGACAATGCACGAGCCCTGTCCGCACGATTCACCGGCACCAAACCCACCATCTCCCTGCTGCGATTCATGCCCGGGAAGATGCGCGTGTACGCCGACAAGTCGCTGATCGGTGTGATCCTTCAGGACGCCGGCCTACCCCGCCCGGCCGGACAGAACGTGGACGAGCTGGCCGTCGAGATCTCGATGGAGAACCTCTCGAAGGCCGACGGCGATTACCTGTTCTACTCCAGTTACGGCAAGCCCGAGAACACCGGTGAAACCGCGGCGATCACTGGCCCCGCGTGGTCACAGCTGGGCGCGGTGCAGCGAGGCAAGGCCTTCCGAGTGGACGACGATGTGTGGTACCTGGGCCTCGGTCCCACCGGCGCCAGCCTCATCGTGCAGCAGCTGGGCGAGTTCCTGGCGAAGTAA
- a CDS encoding TIGR03767 family metallophosphoesterase: MTTRRSFLRAGAATLAVAATSAVTTRYAHAVPGIATATGTVGTTLDRVCVPGTARAGGYRPLVPGAGWPLYVRQELATAGAARETTRAPLASFVQITDMHIVDAQSPARFEFIHPFQGPAFRPQETLTTQGAVALVQRINALPGGPFTGRPFDCVITTGDNTDNRELAELNWFQTVLSGGTIVPNTGAPDRFEGLQAKGAALYWQPESPYWDMYKDKGFQQIPGFLNAAIGAHTSPGLRTPWYAVVGNHDDSLLGTLPNGVADWLYLSPVKFDIPHTDPAALAIARALTSDPSQLGPMLTQLKLSGPVIPVTPDPKRAPFSPREFVRRHFDPALTGPGPVGHGFSSPDGPTWYTFQLAPGVVGIALDTTNNLGLAEGTIGEKQLAWLVGQLAAHPDQLVIVFSHHTSRSMTAKLPDPEEPGEKQYDGNVLVSTLAQHPNVIAWVNGHTHKNEMIAHAGATPKQSFWEINTASHVDFPQLARIIEITDNRDGTLSLFTPLIEADSPVTANPSDLSSQGLASLYRELSYNDVHRDDKLLGAEADRNCELLLTHPLR, translated from the coding sequence ATGACGACCCGCCGGAGTTTCCTGCGCGCCGGTGCGGCCACTCTCGCCGTAGCCGCAACGAGTGCCGTGACCACCCGTTACGCCCACGCCGTGCCGGGGATCGCCACCGCCACCGGTACCGTCGGCACCACGCTCGACCGCGTCTGCGTGCCCGGCACTGCGCGGGCCGGCGGCTACCGCCCGCTGGTGCCCGGCGCCGGCTGGCCCCTGTACGTACGCCAGGAGCTAGCCACCGCCGGCGCCGCGCGCGAGACCACGCGCGCGCCACTCGCCTCCTTCGTACAGATCACCGACATGCACATCGTCGACGCGCAGAGCCCCGCCCGGTTCGAATTCATCCACCCGTTCCAGGGCCCGGCCTTCCGGCCGCAGGAGACACTGACCACGCAGGGCGCAGTGGCGCTGGTACAGCGGATCAATGCCCTGCCCGGCGGCCCGTTCACCGGGCGCCCGTTCGACTGCGTGATCACCACCGGTGACAACACGGACAATCGGGAGTTGGCCGAGCTCAACTGGTTCCAGACGGTGCTCTCGGGCGGAACCATCGTGCCCAACACCGGAGCCCCCGACCGATTCGAGGGGCTGCAGGCCAAGGGCGCGGCACTGTACTGGCAGCCCGAATCCCCGTACTGGGACATGTATAAGGACAAGGGCTTCCAACAGATTCCGGGTTTCCTCAACGCGGCGATCGGCGCGCACACCAGTCCCGGCCTGCGCACCCCGTGGTACGCGGTGGTCGGCAATCACGATGACAGCCTGCTCGGCACCCTGCCCAACGGCGTCGCCGACTGGCTGTACCTGTCCCCCGTCAAGTTCGACATTCCGCACACCGACCCGGCCGCTTTGGCGATCGCCCGCGCGCTTACCAGCGACCCGTCCCAGCTGGGCCCGATGCTCACGCAGCTCAAACTGTCCGGCCCGGTCATCCCGGTCACCCCGGACCCGAAGCGGGCACCGTTCAGCCCCCGCGAATTCGTGCGCCGGCACTTCGATCCCGCGCTCACCGGCCCCGGCCCCGTCGGACACGGGTTCTCCAGCCCGGACGGCCCCACCTGGTACACCTTCCAGCTCGCGCCCGGGGTCGTGGGCATCGCGCTCGATACGACCAACAACCTCGGGCTCGCGGAGGGCACGATCGGTGAGAAGCAACTGGCATGGCTGGTCGGTCAACTCGCGGCACATCCGGATCAATTGGTGATCGTGTTCAGCCACCACACATCTCGGTCGATGACGGCCAAGCTGCCCGATCCCGAGGAACCGGGTGAGAAGCAGTACGACGGCAACGTCCTCGTGTCGACGCTCGCGCAACACCCGAACGTGATCGCCTGGGTGAACGGCCACACCCACAAGAACGAGATGATCGCGCACGCCGGTGCCACCCCGAAGCAGAGCTTCTGGGAGATCAATACCGCCAGCCACGTTGACTTCCCGCAGCTCGCCCGCATCATCGAGATCACGGATAACCGGGACGGCACGCTGAGCCTGTTCACCCCGCTGATCGAGGCGGACAGCCCCGTGACCGCGAATCCGTCGGATCTCAGCTCGCAGGGCCTGGCCAGCCTGTACCGCGAGCTGTCGTACAACGACGTGCACCGCGACGATAAGCTGCTCGGCGCCGAGGCCGACCGCAACTGCGAACTGCTCCTCACCCACCCGCTGCGCTGA
- a CDS encoding decaprenylphospho-beta-D-erythro-pentofuranosid-2-ulose 2-reductase yields MINAVGVPQSILLLGGTSEIGLAIVEEYLAKGTQHVVLAALPNDPLREQSVAQVKAAGAATVKVVDFDATAFDTHAAAIDEAFADGDIDVAVVAFALDGDPEELWQNQQKAALVAQVNFSGSVSVGVLLGQKFKAQGHGQIIAMSSVAGERVRRSNFVYGATKAGFDGFYLNLGEALEPYGASVTVVRPGMARTRFSAHVAKEAPLTLDKEQVAKIAVDAAIAGKPLVWAPAPFRFVMMGLKAVPRPLFKKLPI; encoded by the coding sequence ATGATCAACGCCGTCGGCGTTCCCCAGTCCATCCTGCTGCTCGGCGGCACCTCGGAGATCGGCCTCGCCATCGTCGAGGAGTACCTCGCCAAGGGCACCCAGCACGTGGTGCTCGCGGCGCTGCCGAACGATCCCCTTCGTGAGCAGTCCGTGGCCCAGGTCAAGGCCGCCGGCGCCGCCACCGTGAAGGTCGTCGATTTCGACGCCACCGCCTTCGACACCCACGCCGCCGCCATCGATGAGGCCTTCGCCGACGGTGACATCGACGTGGCCGTCGTGGCCTTCGCCCTCGACGGCGATCCCGAGGAGCTGTGGCAGAACCAGCAGAAGGCCGCGCTGGTGGCGCAGGTGAACTTCTCGGGGTCGGTCTCCGTCGGCGTTCTACTCGGCCAGAAGTTCAAGGCCCAGGGCCACGGTCAGATCATCGCCATGAGCTCGGTCGCCGGTGAGCGCGTGCGCCGCAGCAACTTCGTCTACGGCGCCACCAAGGCCGGCTTCGACGGCTTCTACCTCAACCTCGGCGAGGCCCTCGAGCCCTACGGCGCGTCGGTCACCGTGGTCCGTCCGGGTATGGCGCGCACGAGGTTCTCGGCGCACGTCGCCAAGGAGGCGCCGCTCACGCTCGACAAGGAGCAGGTCGCGAAGATCGCCGTGGACGCCGCCATCGCCGGCAAGCCGCTGGTGTGGGCGCCCGCCCCCTTCCGGTTCGTGATGATGGGGCTCAAGGCCGTGCCGCGGCCGCTGTTCAAGAAGCTGCCCATCTAG
- a CDS encoding FAD-binding oxidoreductase, with protein sequence MSETTLPYLPISTRKLVGWSRTTPIEGHVLSTPDVDQIARAVAVVADQEADKPAYLRRGVIARGLGRSYNESAQNTGGLTIDMTPLSAIHEIDAESAIVDVDAGVDLDTLMQAALPYGLWVPVLPGTRQVTIGGAIAHDIHGKNHHSQGSFGNHVTEMTLLTADGSVLTLTPKGSSDDPDGELFWATIAGVGMTGIILRAKIQMKRTESAYFIADTERTNSLQETIDLHLQDGFEDGYEYASGWFDAISAPPKLGRGTFSRGNLATLDELPEKYRKDPLSFNNKPLISFPNIFPNGLANKFDFSLVGEAYWRAGPPSQGKVKNLAGFYHMLDVFGGWNNAYGRTGGFCQYQFIVPTGNEPEFIKLIEDIQASGHVSFLNVIKLFGDGNQAPLSFPFKGWNVCLDFPVKRGLAEFLNELDVRIMAMGGRLYTAKDSRTTAERFHAMYPRIDEWIATRRRIDPTGVFISDLGRRLELA encoded by the coding sequence ATGTCCGAGACAACTCTTCCCTATCTGCCCATCTCGACGCGCAAGCTGGTGGGCTGGTCGCGCACCACGCCGATCGAGGGCCACGTGCTGTCCACGCCCGATGTGGACCAGATCGCCCGAGCGGTGGCGGTCGTCGCCGATCAGGAGGCCGATAAGCCCGCCTACCTGCGACGCGGCGTGATCGCGCGCGGCCTGGGCCGCTCGTATAACGAGTCCGCGCAGAACACCGGCGGCCTCACCATCGATATGACGCCGCTGAGCGCCATCCACGAGATCGACGCCGAGAGCGCGATCGTCGACGTGGACGCCGGCGTCGACCTCGACACCCTGATGCAGGCGGCGCTGCCGTACGGCCTGTGGGTCCCGGTCCTTCCGGGCACGCGCCAGGTGACGATCGGCGGCGCCATCGCGCACGACATCCACGGCAAGAATCACCACAGCCAGGGCTCGTTCGGCAATCACGTCACGGAGATGACCCTGCTCACCGCCGACGGCTCGGTGCTCACGCTCACCCCGAAGGGTTCGTCCGACGATCCCGACGGTGAGCTGTTCTGGGCCACCATCGCGGGCGTCGGTATGACCGGCATCATCCTGCGCGCGAAGATCCAGATGAAGCGCACCGAGAGCGCCTACTTCATCGCCGATACCGAGCGCACCAACTCGCTGCAGGAGACCATCGACCTGCACCTGCAGGACGGCTTCGAGGACGGGTACGAGTACGCCTCCGGCTGGTTCGACGCGATCAGCGCGCCGCCGAAGCTGGGCCGCGGCACGTTCTCGCGCGGCAACCTGGCCACGCTCGACGAGCTGCCGGAGAAGTACCGCAAGGACCCGCTGAGCTTCAATAACAAGCCGCTGATCAGCTTCCCCAACATCTTCCCCAACGGGCTGGCGAACAAGTTCGACTTCTCGCTGGTGGGCGAGGCGTACTGGCGCGCCGGGCCGCCGAGTCAGGGCAAGGTGAAGAACCTCGCCGGCTTCTACCACATGCTCGACGTCTTCGGCGGTTGGAACAACGCCTACGGCCGCACCGGCGGCTTCTGCCAGTACCAGTTCATCGTGCCCACCGGCAACGAGCCCGAATTCATCAAGCTCATCGAGGACATCCAGGCCTCGGGGCACGTCAGCTTCCTCAACGTGATCAAGCTGTTCGGCGACGGCAACCAGGCGCCGCTGAGCTTCCCCTTCAAGGGCTGGAACGTGTGCCTGGACTTCCCCGTCAAACGGGGCCTGGCCGAGTTCCTCAATGAGCTGGACGTGCGCATCATGGCCATGGGCGGCCGCCTGTACACGGCGAAGGATTCGCGGACCACCGCGGAGCGCTTCCACGCCATGTACCCGCGGATCGACGAGTGGATCGCCACCCGCCGCCGGATCGATCCGACCGGGGTCTTCATCTCCGACCTGGGCCGCCGCCTCGAACTCGCCTAA